The following are encoded in a window of Thunnus albacares chromosome 9, fThuAlb1.1, whole genome shotgun sequence genomic DNA:
- the rfc4 gene encoding replication factor C subunit 4 yields the protein MHAFLKGATVQTTRTQKDKTAAGPSTEKKARPIPWVEKYRPKCVDEVAFQEEVVAVLKKSLEGADLPNLLFYGPPGTGKTSTILAAARELYGPELYRQRVLELNASDERGIQVVREKVKNFAQLTVAGTRSDGKPCPPFKIIILDEADSMTGPAQASLRRIMEKESRTTRFCLICNYISRIIEPLTSRCSKFRFKPLANQIQEERLLDICEKEKLKYTKESIAALVKVSEGDLRKAITFLQSAARLTVDKEISEHAVIEIAGVVPPKMIDSLLNVCFKGTFEKLEVAVRKMVDEGYAATQILSQLHESIIEQDLNDKQKSAITEKMAVVDKCLADGADEYLQMLSLCSVIMQQASQNN from the exons ATGCACGCCTTTTTGAAAGGAGCAACTGTTCAGACCACCAGAACTCAGAAAGACAAGACAGCAGCAGGGCCCAGCACAGAGAAGAAAGCCAGGCCTATCCCATGGGTAGAAAAATA CAGGCCAAAGTGTGTGGATGAGGTGGCCTTTCAGGAAGAGGTGGTAGCAGTGCTGAAGAAGTCACTGGAAGGAGCAGAT CTTCCCAACTTGCTCTTCTACGGCCCTCCCGGTACAGGAAAGACCTCCACCATCTTAGCCGCTGCCAGAGAACTTTACGG TCCAGAGCTGTACAGGCAGAGGGTGCTGGAGCTCAACGCCTCCGATGAACGAGGCATCCAGGTCGTCAGGGAGAAGGTCAAGAACTTTGCTCAGCTCACTGTGGCCGGGACTCGCTCAGA TGGGAAGCCATGTCCTCCTTTCAAGATCATCATCCTGGATGAGGCGGACTCCATGACAGGACCAGCTCAGGCCTCTCTCAGACGGATCATGGAGAAGGAGTCCCGCACCACTCGCTTCTGTCTCATCTGTAACTACATCAGCAG GATCATCGAGCCCCTGACCTCCAGATGTTCCAAGTTTCGCTTCAAGCCTCTAGCCAATCAAATCCAAGAGGAGCGTCTGCTGGATATTTGTGAGAAGGAGAAGCTCAAGTACACGAAAGAG aGTATAGCAGCGTTGGTGAAGGTGTCTGAAGGAGACCTGCGGAAAGCCATCACCTTCCTCCAGAGCGCCGCCCGCCTCACCGTTGACAAGGAGATCTCAGAGCACGCCGTCATCGAAATAGCTGGG GTCGTCCCTCCCAAGATGATTGACAGCTTGCTGAACGTCTGCTTTAAAGGAACGTTTGAGAAGCTAGAGGTTGCAGTCAGG aaaatggtggatGAAGGCTACGCAGCCACACAGATCCTGAGTCAGCTCCATGAGTCTATAATAGAGCAGGACCTGAATGACAAGCAGAAGTCAGCCATCACAGAAAAAATGGCG GTGGTGGATAAGTGCCTGGCCGACGGTGCAGATGAGTACTTGCAGATGTTGAGTCTGTGTTCAGTCATCATGCAGCAGGCCTCCCAGAACAACTGA